The stretch of DNA TATCTACATTGAGTGTCGTATCCAGGAAATAAGGGAGGTTGGCCATTTTCGGCTCTAAACTCGTGTTTTTGTACATCTTCTGCAAACCTAATGACTATTTTGAGGTGTTTTGATTACAGATAATATAGCACTTTTTTGTGTTATGTATCTTATAATCAATAAGATATATATTATTCAGTGGGCGCTAGTTAAGAAGCGAACCAGGTCTTGTGACCTTAAGCTTCAATCTAGATTCCTGTCTCTAAGGGGAGTTTCCTTATATCAAGTTGAGGTAAAAAAGATGCTCGAACTTTATGTGCACATATTTTACTGGGGCAGACTATCTAGGATGTTTCGGGCAAAGGCCTTGGAGTTTTTATCAGCATTTGAGTCGATGACCGCGCGGGCATCGTCTTCAGCTAGTGACCATTGCTTTTGAATGAGATAGATTCGCGCTCTTCGCAGGAGGGCGTTATTCATTAAGTCCTTGTGCTTCATACTGCGCGTGTAGAAGTCAATGGCGACTTCGTAATCAGCGATCTGATCAGCGAGTTGCGCAATTGACATAAGCGTCATGCTATTATTCGCATTGTACTTTAGGGCTTCGCGATAGAGCTTGATCGCTTCATCTGTTTTACCCAAATTCATTTGGACTTGAGCGAAAGTCTGTAAGTAAGTTTCTTTATTCTTGAACTCAGTAACTTTAAGTGCGGCAAGGATTTTTGCGGCTTCAGCAAATTTCTGGATATTCATCAAGGCATAAGCTTGTCTCAACTTAGCATCGGCTTGGAGCTCGCCTTCAACTTGGCCAAAGTACTTGGTCGCAGATAAATAATTCTCTTGTGAATAATAGAGTCCAGCTAGATTTAATTTTTCCGTATCACTGAGTTTAAAAAGTTTTTCGAATAAAATAAAATTGGCGAGGGCTTCCTCGCTTTTATTGAGCTGATTAAAACAAGAAATATAAGTTAGCCAAGTATTGCGATCTTGAGGCGTATCTTCAATAATTTCTTTAGCAATTAAGAGCGCCTCAGTGTAGTTTTCTTGACGCATGCGTATGTCGAGGAAATACTTTTGTAATTGAGCGTTCTCAGGGTCAAAGAGGCGAACATTTTCGAAGGCGAACCAAGCGGCTTGCCAGTTTTCTAAACTCATGTGAACATAGGCGAGGTTCTTCCAAATACTGGCATCGCCACTGCCTTGGCTGATCACTAAGGAAAGGTGTTTGAGTGCAAGTTTATGCTTAGCCTGTTCAAGGTAGATAAAAGCGAGGGCTTTATGAGCTCGTGTAAACTCGGGGAGTTTTTTGATGGCTTTATTGAATTGGCTGAATGCCTTGCTTTGGTCTTTTTTATCGAGGTATAGGCTGCCTTGTAAATAATCAAAAATTGGAGAGCGCTTTTCATCCATCTTGTTGAGTTTTTCTAAAGCTTTATCAGAATCCTTACCCATGAGAGCAATGATTTCCTGATATTGAACTTTTTGCTCGCGGGGAACCGTGGGCTCAAGTGCGAGAAGAGTGAAACTGAGGAAGTAGAGGAGGTACTTCATTATTTTAACCTGAAATCGTAATTAATAATTCTTTTAGAACTGACCACGCGACCATTTTTTGTAGCGGGTTTGTAGCTGTCTGCGAGTAAAGCTTTGATACAAGCCTTATCGAAAATCCCGCGATGCGGTGATTTTAAAATTTTGTAGGTCGAAACTTGACCTTCTTTGGTGATTAAAACCTGGACGCTTAAAGTTCCTGTTAAACCGCGCTGCATCGCTCGTCGAGGGTACACGGGTTGAACAAATTTGAGACGTCGGGCTTGCTGATCAACTTCAGTGAGTTCAAAGACCCCAGAATAATCAACTGCCGACTCACTGCTTTTAGTAGTTTGGACAGGTGCTGTTGGCCTTGCTTCAATAGCAAAGTCGGTCTCAAAGTTTTGACTGAGAGTCATGGGGCTCAGTTTAACTTCGCTCGCAAAAGAAATGGGAGGGAGATCAATTTTAATATCCACAGTTTTCATAGCCTGAGGGATAGGAGGCTGAGGGACAGGTTTGATGAGCTTTTTGACTTCCTTAGGCTTATCCAGTTTTTTGTTGAGTTTTTTAATCTTTTTCTTTTTGATTATCTGCGGGATTTCTCTTATTTCAATATCTTTTACAGTGACTTGAGGAGCGCGGTTCATCAAAGGCAGGATAAGGAAAAAAGCCGAGCCAAAGACGATGGCAAATAGGCAGTTCATCCAAGCTTGTTTATAGGAAGAATTAGAGCTACGGTAGATGAGGATTTCGCTGTTGTTGACCATTATTCAGTCTCCGTGGCGAGGCTGATTTTTTTAGCACCAGCTAAACGGCATTCATCCATGATATCGGCTAAGTCACCAACATCGGCATCAATGTCAGCCATGATAACCACGGCTTGTTCTTTTGAAGTGATTTTTTTAGCGACGTAAGAACGCAGGCTATTAAAGGAGATGTCGCGACCGTCCGCACGCAATTTGCCTTCTTCCGTTAAAGCAATCATGATATTCTCTTTAGCGACTTTACCTGCAGACTGCTGAGAAGGACGTTCTATATCCATTCCTTTATCTTTGGCAAAGACCGAGGTAACAATAAAGAAAATCAGTAGGATAAAAACCATATCAATGAGCGGGGTCATGTCGACGTTTTGAGTGTCGTCATCCATTTTTAATCTTGAGTAGAGGCGTTTCATTAGGAGACTTCCTCGGAGCTATTGCCCAATTTGGCAATATGGTAAATTAAGCGTTCGAGTTCCATGGAGAGACGGAGGAACTTTCTTTTCAAATAGGCCGAAGCAAAAACACCTGGGAGGGCAATGAGTAGGCCTAATTGCGTTGTTAGCAAAGCCTTGGAAATCCCTTGGGAGACATGGGTGATATCGCCCGACTGACTCAGAGCCGCAAAAGTTTGGATCATACCAGCAACCGTTCCTAGCAAACCGAGTAGGGGTGCTGATTTCACTAGAGCATTGAGCACGCCAAATTCTTTGTGGATGCTATTAATCTCAGTGATGCTCGCTTCTTCATAACGTTCTTTGAGAGTGATTTTACGGTGATCATTGGTGGCGAGAACGTAGTTGATCACTTTGGGGATAACGCCTTTTTTCTTACCGAGCCAAAGACGAATATCCTCTTTGTTTTTACCATCCAAAAGAAGGTGGGTAATTTCTTTGCTTAAGTGACTAGTGTTGAACCAGGTTCGCGTCAGCTTTTGGTGGAGTTTCAAAAGATAAATCCACGAAATAAATGACAAAAACCAAAGGGCCAAGGCAAACCAACCTGCCTCTGACCACATGTCAATCACTGTTTGCCAATAAGTCATTCGGCGCGTAAACCATTAATGAAGCTTAAACTCGCTTTTTCCAAGTTGGACACGATGCTACGAAGGCGTCGGTTGAGCAGGGCATAAGTAATGAGTGTGGGAATGGCGACTACAAGGCCCACTTCAGTTGTGACCAGGGCCTCGGAAATCCCTAAAGAGAGCTGATTTGTATCGGCTGTTCCATAGATGCCAATCATTTCAAAAGTTTTGATGATGCCCATCACTGTACCAAGAAGTCCCATCAAAGGGGCAGCTCCAGCAGAAACGGAGAGGATATGCATGAGGCGGTCGAGGCGGGGGAGCTCACTGAGAATTGTCTCGTTGAGTAGTTCTTCTAAGTCCTCACGAGGAGCATCTTTGTACTTGATAGCTTCAGAGAGTAGGGCGCGAATGGGCTTTTTAAGAGTACTGACGTATTCTTCGGCCTCTTCTGACTTACCTTCTTTGAGTAGGGTGATTAATTTAATCACCTTATCATCGTACTGACTGCGAATGCTAAAGAGTTGAATAAACTTATAGAGAGCGATGAGAATACAGATAGCTCCGAGTAGAAGAAGTGGGTAAACCATAATGCCACCCGCTTTAAGGTGATCTTGCATCGTTTTCTTTTTAGCCGAGTCTTTAAAAACTAAACCATGACTAAAATCTATATTCAGAGAAAAGGAAGCATTCTTTGCGAAGTCCGCAAAAGCTTGATCCGTATCTGCTACTGCGGTGATTTGTGGGTAGATAGAATTGCGTTTCTGCGTGCCAATACCACTGAGTTGATCTAAGCGGTAATAATATTTAGCACGGCCAAGGGCGAGTACTTCGGCTTCTTGGACGAGGCCTTGGCTATCGGCAACTTTTCCCTGGCTCAAGTAGATTTTGAGGCCATCAGTCATAATAGCTTTCGATAAATCAAAGTTTGCGGAGAGCGCATCTTGATAATTCTTTTGTTCTAGGGCTTGATCCCAAGCCTGATAAGCTTTCTGATTTTGATCATTTTCTCTTTGCGTTAACAAGGTTTCGAACTGACGTCTTTGCTCACTGACAGTGCTTTGGAAAGTTTCAATTTCTTGTTCAAAAGTTTCAATTTCAAGCGTGATTGCCTCGAGTTCTTTTTGAACCTTAGCAATTTCTTCGTCAAGATTCTGACTGCCTAAGCTTTTGAGTTCATTTTTTTGACTATCCATCTCAGTGAGTAAGGATTGACGTTCAGAAAAAATGGCATCTTGCTGCTTATTCAGTTTTTCATTCGCTTCAAGGTAGCTTTTTTGTAATTCTTGTGAGGCTTTCTGAAGATCCACGGCATGTGTATTGAAGACACAAAGAAGCAGTAGGGGGAAGAGCTTTTTCATTAGTGAACTCCTCCTAGCTTAAGCTTCACAAGTTCAGGACGGCCTTCGCGATCGTATTGTGAGAAAGCCGAAGTGATTTCTTTGAGCATAGCTAGCTCAGCTGAGGCATGCCATTTGCCTTTGGCGAAAGTTAAACTTCCGCAGAGTGATTTATCTTTGTTGAGGAAATAGCCTTGAGCTGTGCCAATGTAGAGGCAAGAGACTTGCCATTCTTTACCTTCAATCACATGCGTTTCGGTGACGAGATGAAGTTTGCTCTGTAATTCGAGGTAAGCTTGAGTATAAACTTGTATGTCCTCTAAGCTTTGAGTTAAGGCATGATCTTTTTCGAGTTCAGCTCGTTCACCATTGAGTAAAACTTGTAAGCCTTGCGGTAAGTGTGGGTGCCAAGTCTGAAGTAAATCATTTTTGTACTGCTGCAACAAAGATTCGTAACTGACTTTACTTTTGACGAGCTGAGCCTTTTTTGACTTGGCATCAAGGAGCAGAGTCTGCAGTTTTTTGAGCAATTCTTGCTTTTTTGACTTGTCGTTTTTTGCCACTTCAATTTGTTTACTGAGTAGGGTGATTTGAAGCTTGAGGACCTGACTCTCTTCTTTCCAATTCAGTTCTTCATTTTGAATTTGTAATTCGATTTCGTTCGTTTTTTTTATGAGCTCTAACATGTCCTTTTGCGTAAGGTCTTTTGCAGTCAAAATCAGACTGCAAAGGCAAGCTAGAGTAAGCCAAAGTTTTTTCATTTAATTTCCGTAGGTAATCAGCTAATAATTTTTCCGAGAATCTAGTTTAAAAAGATGATTTTTCTATGTTAATGAGACATATTCTCAATTTTATAAAAAGTCAGCGATTTGTACCATAAAAAAGGGAGACACGAAGTCTCCCTTTTAACACCATAGATAAACAAACAAGTCTTAAAAAGAACATTGATAAATCTACTATAAGCAACTTTGAATATCATTCAAACGTAATTGAGATTAAATTTTATTTGAATGGTGATTGACAGTGTGAGAGGGGGCGGAGTAACGTTAATTTGTGATAAGGACATTGAGTGTGAGCTATAGTATGACAAAGTTTTATTGGGTAGAAAGTAAAGCCGTCGGTAATGAGAGCACATGGGACTTAATTCATCTAGCTTGTATTATTTACAGAAGTAGTGGTGTTTTACTTCTAATAAGAAAGGATATATTTTACTCTAAATTTTTTAAGTTAAGGATAAATAGCTAGGGAAAGAAATATGTTTAGAGTGGCTTTTGTTTGTTTAAGTTTATTTTTATTTGCTTCATGTTCGAGCAGTGAAAAGGGTGAGTCCGAAGCTGTTAAAGAAAAACAGGACTTTGTCGGACCTTCTCAGGTTTTTGGCTGGCCATTTTTAGAGCCATCAACAATGAAATCACAGGGAGGGATGACCACAGGTTCACCAGTAAGTTTAGATCACGACGAGAGTGTATGGAAGTCATTACAGGAAGAGGGGATATCGAAATTTGAAAGAGATCGTCGTGCAATTTTGGCTATGGCGGGAGATTATCGAGTCAGTTTTCAGTTTCTGGAAACGGCAGGTTATACAGTAAAGTTTCATCCCGCAAGACCTTACTTTTCCTGGGGGACGGAAGCCATCCGAGTGATTAAGGATGACGGGAAAGAAATTAGTCTTCAGCATACTTTATGTATGTGGTTTAAAGGTGAGAATGGAGAGCTTCAAGGTCCTATGGTGATGAAACACTGGCGACAAGATTGGAAATATGAAGATACATTTAGTTGGGATTACTTAGCTGATAATAAATGGCAAAAACAAACACATTCTGCAGAACAAATCGCAGGTTCATGGTCACAGAAAGTATTTCAAGTAGATGATTCCCCTAGGTATTTCACGGCTGGTAAATGGGTGCATAATCAAGGAGTTTCGACATGGCGCAGTGATGTTCATCGCAGGCCTCTGCCTCGTCGTGAGTTTGCGGTGAGAAGTGATTATAATATTCTTCAAGGGATACACGATATAACGATCACTCCAAATGGTTGGGTACATTTTCAAAATAATAACAAAGTTAATCGAGTGGGGGATGATTATACCCAACTTTCTCAGGAGACGGGTATTAATCGCTACGAACGAATTTCAGAACCAGAGCTGACATCAGCTGACGAGTACTGGGAGAAGACTTCAGCTTATTGGGCAGAAGTCCGTAAAGTATGGGAAGAGAAATTAAGTCAACGGAGTCAGTTGAAAATTAAGAGCAAGCACGAAGGCAAAAAACTCTACATGCATCACTTCTCCTATGCAGGAGCTATCAAAGCCGGGGAGTATGATTCCCAAGCAGGGAAAAAACATGCTCGAGAAACAATAGAATCATTTTTAGAGGATACAGATAAAAATCAAAAAAGTTCTTATTAAATTTAAGAAAACTTAACCGAGCAGAATGAAATTAATATAGAACTTCGATGCCGTCTTGAATATAAATTAGTACGTCACTTAATTGACTATGGGAATAAGTTGTATAATGAGTTCCATCTAGCTCGTTAGAACCAGTGTCGATAAACTCTCCAACAAGACCTTCATCATCTAAAATAACAGTATCATTTACATCGCCTAGAATACGGCTTGTATCTATATTAATCAATTCATTAAGACCAATAGTCATTTCTAGTCCTTCATCGCCGATACCTAAATTGAGTATTGAAGGTGGAGTCTGTATTACGGTACTAATAGTTAAGCTGTCTAGAATTAGAACATCATTATTATTACTAGAATCAAGTATAATTTGATCATCTAAGGGAGAATTGCTTAAGGTAATACTGTCATTGGACTCAAAAATACTGCCGTTGGAACTAGGTGAATTGCTGATTTTGGGTTCGATTTCTTTTACGGCAATTTTTTCGTCATCAATAATAAGAGAAAAGCCCTTACTGTTGGTGTAGACTAGATGTCCGGATTCATTGTGACCTTGATTGTACCAGTTTTCGCCATCTTCAAAAATGATTTTTCCTTTGCCTTGTACAAAGGCTTCATCATAGTCACTTTCATTAAAGAAAAGATTTTCAGTGACTTTAATTTTTGCTTTGTTTAGCTCGATGGTTTCAAAAGAATTTATAACACTATCTTCATGAAATGTCGTGTTCCCATTTAAATAAAGCGTGTCGTCCCCAGCCTCACCACCAGCGGTTAACTTAACAGAGCCAGAAAGGTGAAGTGAGTCAT from Lentisphaera araneosa HTCC2155 encodes:
- a CDS encoding tetratricopeptide repeat protein, which translates into the protein MKYLLYFLSFTLLALEPTVPREQKVQYQEIIALMGKDSDKALEKLNKMDEKRSPIFDYLQGSLYLDKKDQSKAFSQFNKAIKKLPEFTRAHKALAFIYLEQAKHKLALKHLSLVISQGSGDASIWKNLAYVHMSLENWQAAWFAFENVRLFDPENAQLQKYFLDIRMRQENYTEALLIAKEIIEDTPQDRNTWLTYISCFNQLNKSEEALANFILFEKLFKLSDTEKLNLAGLYYSQENYLSATKYFGQVEGELQADAKLRQAYALMNIQKFAEAAKILAALKVTEFKNKETYLQTFAQVQMNLGKTDEAIKLYREALKYNANNSMTLMSIAQLADQIADYEVAIDFYTRSMKHKDLMNNALLRRARIYLIQKQWSLAEDDARAVIDSNADKNSKAFARNILDSLPQ
- a CDS encoding energy transducer TonB; this encodes MVNNSEILIYRSSNSSYKQAWMNCLFAIVFGSAFFLILPLMNRAPQVTVKDIEIREIPQIIKKKKIKKLNKKLDKPKEVKKLIKPVPQPPIPQAMKTVDIKIDLPPISFASEVKLSPMTLSQNFETDFAIEARPTAPVQTTKSSESAVDYSGVFELTEVDQQARRLKFVQPVYPRRAMQRGLTGTLSVQVLITKEGQVSTYKILKSPHRGIFDKACIKALLADSYKPATKNGRVVSSKRIINYDFRLK
- a CDS encoding ExbD/TolR family protein, which encodes MKRLYSRLKMDDDTQNVDMTPLIDMVFILLIFFIVTSVFAKDKGMDIERPSQQSAGKVAKENIMIALTEEGKLRADGRDISFNSLRSYVAKKITSKEQAVVIMADIDADVGDLADIMDECRLAGAKKISLATETE
- a CDS encoding MotA/TolQ/ExbB proton channel family protein, with amino-acid sequence MTYWQTVIDMWSEAGWFALALWFLSFISWIYLLKLHQKLTRTWFNTSHLSKEITHLLLDGKNKEDIRLWLGKKKGVIPKVINYVLATNDHRKITLKERYEEASITEINSIHKEFGVLNALVKSAPLLGLLGTVAGMIQTFAALSQSGDITHVSQGISKALLTTQLGLLIALPGVFASAYLKRKFLRLSMELERLIYHIAKLGNSSEEVS
- a CDS encoding MotA/TolQ/ExbB proton channel family protein, producing the protein MKKLFPLLLLCVFNTHAVDLQKASQELQKSYLEANEKLNKQQDAIFSERQSLLTEMDSQKNELKSLGSQNLDEEIAKVQKELEAITLEIETFEQEIETFQSTVSEQRRQFETLLTQRENDQNQKAYQAWDQALEQKNYQDALSANFDLSKAIMTDGLKIYLSQGKVADSQGLVQEAEVLALGRAKYYYRLDQLSGIGTQKRNSIYPQITAVADTDQAFADFAKNASFSLNIDFSHGLVFKDSAKKKTMQDHLKAGGIMVYPLLLLGAICILIALYKFIQLFSIRSQYDDKVIKLITLLKEGKSEEAEEYVSTLKKPIRALLSEAIKYKDAPREDLEELLNETILSELPRLDRLMHILSVSAGAAPLMGLLGTVMGIIKTFEMIGIYGTADTNQLSLGISEALVTTEVGLVVAIPTLITYALLNRRLRSIVSNLEKASLSFINGLRAE
- a CDS encoding DUF3450 family protein; translation: MKKLWLTLACLCSLILTAKDLTQKDMLELIKKTNEIELQIQNEELNWKEESQVLKLQITLLSKQIEVAKNDKSKKQELLKKLQTLLLDAKSKKAQLVKSKVSYESLLQQYKNDLLQTWHPHLPQGLQVLLNGERAELEKDHALTQSLEDIQVYTQAYLELQSKLHLVTETHVIEGKEWQVSCLYIGTAQGYFLNKDKSLCGSLTFAKGKWHASAELAMLKEITSAFSQYDREGRPELVKLKLGGVH
- a CDS encoding DUF6607 family protein, with product MFRVAFVCLSLFLFASCSSSEKGESEAVKEKQDFVGPSQVFGWPFLEPSTMKSQGGMTTGSPVSLDHDESVWKSLQEEGISKFERDRRAILAMAGDYRVSFQFLETAGYTVKFHPARPYFSWGTEAIRVIKDDGKEISLQHTLCMWFKGENGELQGPMVMKHWRQDWKYEDTFSWDYLADNKWQKQTHSAEQIAGSWSQKVFQVDDSPRYFTAGKWVHNQGVSTWRSDVHRRPLPRREFAVRSDYNILQGIHDITITPNGWVHFQNNNKVNRVGDDYTQLSQETGINRYERISEPELTSADEYWEKTSAYWAEVRKVWEEKLSQRSQLKIKSKHEGKKLYMHHFSYAGAIKAGEYDSQAGKKHARETIESFLEDTDKNQKSSY